One stretch of Nocardioides perillae DNA includes these proteins:
- a CDS encoding ATP-dependent Clp protease ATP-binding subunit yields MFERFTDRARRVVVLAQEEARMLSHNYIGTEHILLGLIHEGEGVAAKALESLDISLEAVRAQVEEIIGQGQQAPSGHIPFTPRAKKVLELSLREALQLGHSYIGTEHILLGLIREGEGVAAQVLQKLGADLNRVRQQVIQLLSGFQGKESAAAGASSSTSGGDAPSSSLVLDQFGRNLTQAAREGKLDPVIGREQEIERVMQILSRRTKNNPVLIGEPGVGKTTVVEGLAQDIVKGNVPETLKDKHIYTLDLGALVAGSRYRGDFEERLKKVLKEIRTRGDIVLFIDEIHTLVGAGAAEGAIDAASILKPMLARGELQTIGATTLDEYRKYLEKDAALERRFQPIQVAEPSIAHTIEMLKGLRDRYEAHHRVTITDEALVSAATLADRYISDRFLPDKAIDLIDEAGSRLRIRRMTQPADLREYDEKIAEVRQRKEAAIDGQDFEAAASLRDEEKQLILKKSEREKQWRSGDMDEVAEVDEELIAEVLAVATGIPIVKLSEEESSRLLRMEEELHKRVIGQEEAVKALSRAIRRTRAGLKDPKRPGGSFIFAGPSGVGKTWLSKTLAEFLFGDEDALIQLDMSEFGEKHTVSRLFGSPPGYVGYEEGGQLTEKVRRKPFSVVLFDEVEKAHPDIFNSLLQILEEGRLTDSQGRVVDFKNTVIIMTTNLGTRDIAKSVNLGFSQLGDAAGSYERMKGKVSEELKQHFRPEFLNRVDEIIVFPPLSQEQIVAMVDNMIAAVELRLKDRDMSIELTQGAKDLLAKRGFDPVLGARPLRRTVQREIEDVLAEKMLFGEVGPGQIILVDVEGEGPTATFTFHGQKVGALPDAPPLEGAGVDLGGVDLGDGQELGTEGPSDVPRERGDD; encoded by the coding sequence ATGTTCGAGCGGTTCACGGACCGAGCCCGTCGGGTGGTCGTGCTGGCCCAGGAAGAGGCCCGCATGCTCTCCCACAACTACATCGGGACCGAGCACATCCTGCTCGGCCTCATCCACGAGGGCGAGGGCGTCGCGGCGAAGGCGCTCGAGAGCCTCGACATCTCCCTGGAGGCGGTGCGCGCCCAGGTCGAGGAGATCATCGGCCAGGGCCAGCAGGCGCCCTCCGGCCACATCCCCTTCACCCCGCGCGCCAAGAAGGTGCTGGAGCTGTCCTTGCGCGAGGCGCTGCAGCTCGGCCACTCCTACATCGGCACCGAGCACATCCTCCTCGGCCTGATCCGCGAGGGCGAGGGCGTCGCCGCCCAGGTGCTGCAGAAGCTCGGCGCCGACCTCAACCGCGTGCGCCAGCAGGTCATCCAGCTGCTCTCGGGCTTCCAGGGCAAGGAGAGCGCCGCGGCCGGGGCGTCGTCCTCGACCTCCGGTGGCGACGCGCCGTCGTCCTCGCTGGTCCTCGACCAGTTCGGGCGCAACCTCACCCAGGCCGCCCGCGAGGGCAAGCTCGACCCGGTGATCGGGCGCGAGCAGGAGATCGAGCGCGTCATGCAGATCCTGTCGCGCCGCACGAAGAACAACCCCGTCCTCATCGGCGAGCCCGGCGTCGGCAAGACGACGGTCGTCGAGGGCCTCGCCCAGGACATCGTCAAGGGCAACGTGCCCGAGACGCTCAAGGACAAGCACATCTACACCCTCGACCTCGGCGCCCTGGTGGCCGGCTCGCGCTACCGCGGCGACTTCGAGGAGCGGCTGAAGAAGGTGCTCAAGGAGATCCGCACCCGCGGCGACATCGTGCTGTTCATCGACGAGATCCACACCCTCGTCGGGGCCGGTGCGGCCGAGGGCGCGATCGACGCCGCCAGCATCCTCAAGCCGATGCTGGCGCGCGGCGAGCTGCAGACCATCGGGGCGACCACCCTCGACGAGTACCGCAAGTACCTCGAGAAGGACGCCGCCCTCGAGCGCCGCTTCCAGCCCATCCAGGTGGCGGAGCCCTCGATCGCCCACACCATCGAGATGCTCAAGGGCCTGCGCGACCGCTACGAGGCGCACCACCGCGTCACCATCACCGACGAAGCGCTGGTTTCGGCCGCGACGCTGGCCGACCGCTACATCTCCGACCGCTTCCTGCCCGACAAGGCGATCGACCTCATCGACGAGGCCGGCTCGCGCTTGCGCATCCGCCGGATGACGCAGCCGGCCGACCTGCGCGAGTACGACGAGAAGATCGCCGAGGTGCGCCAGCGCAAGGAGGCCGCGATCGACGGCCAGGACTTCGAGGCCGCCGCGTCGCTGCGCGACGAGGAGAAGCAGCTCATCCTGAAGAAGTCCGAGCGCGAGAAGCAGTGGCGCTCGGGCGACATGGACGAGGTCGCCGAGGTCGACGAGGAGCTGATCGCCGAGGTGCTGGCGGTCGCGACCGGCATCCCGATCGTCAAGCTCTCCGAGGAGGAGTCCTCCCGCCTGCTGCGCATGGAGGAGGAGCTGCACAAGCGGGTCATCGGTCAGGAGGAGGCCGTCAAGGCCCTCTCCCGGGCGATCCGCCGCACCCGCGCCGGCCTCAAGGACCCCAAGCGTCCCGGCGGGTCGTTCATCTTCGCCGGCCCCTCGGGCGTCGGCAAGACGTGGCTGTCCAAGACGCTCGCGGAGTTCCTCTTCGGCGACGAGGACGCCCTCATCCAGCTCGACATGTCGGAGTTCGGCGAGAAGCACACCGTCTCGCGGCTCTTCGGCTCGCCCCCGGGCTACGTCGGCTACGAGGAGGGCGGTCAGCTGACCGAGAAGGTGCGGCGCAAGCCGTTCTCGGTGGTCCTCTTCGACGAGGTCGAGAAGGCCCACCCCGACATCTTCAACTCCCTGCTGCAGATCCTCGAGGAGGGTCGCCTGACCGACAGCCAGGGCCGGGTGGTCGACTTCAAGAACACCGTCATCATCATGACCACCAACCTCGGCACCCGCGACATCGCCAAGTCGGTCAACCTCGGCTTCAGCCAGCTCGGTGACGCCGCCGGTTCCTACGAGCGGATGAAGGGCAAGGTCTCCGAGGAGCTCAAGCAGCACTTCCGGCCCGAGTTCCTCAACCGCGTCGACGAGATCATCGTCTTCCCGCCGCTCTCGCAGGAGCAGATCGTGGCGATGGTCGACAACATGATCGCCGCCGTCGAGCTGCGCCTGAAGGACCGCGACATGTCCATCGAGCTCACCCAGGGCGCGAAGGACCTGCTCGCCAAGCGCGGCTTCGACCCGGTGCTCGGCGCCCGACCGCTGCGCCGCACGGTGCAGCGCGAGATCGAGGACGTGCTCGCCGAGAAGATGCTCTTCGGCGAGGTCGGGCCCGGCCAGATCATCCTGGTCGACGTCGAGGGCGAGGGTCCGACGGCGACCTTCACCTTCCACGGCCAGAAGGTCGGCGCGCTGCCCGACGCCCCGCCCCTCGAGGGCGCCGGTGTCGACCTCGGCGGCGTCGACCTGGGCGACGGCCAAGAGCTCGGCACCGAAGGCCCGTCCGACGTCCCGCGCGAGCGCGGCGACGACTGA
- a CDS encoding type III pantothenate kinase: MSLLCADIGNSHTVLGLMRDAEPLAHWRVSTDERRTADEWAVLLRGLLADSGAPHPEGIAVCSTVPAVLQEWREMLVRHFGDLPRVVVEPGVRTGVPILTDNPREVGADRILNALAAATDVGGPAVVVDFGGTATTFDVVTAQGQYVGGAIAPGVEVALEALGRRGAQLRKVELVRPRSVVARNTVEAVQSGMLFGTAAQVEGLVARMVDELGAHPDDVRVVATGYLAPWVLDECRCFTDHLPWLTLRGLELVFARNS; this comes from the coding sequence GTGAGCCTGCTGTGCGCCGACATCGGCAACAGCCACACCGTGCTGGGGCTGATGCGCGACGCCGAGCCGCTGGCGCACTGGCGGGTGTCGACCGACGAGCGCCGCACCGCCGACGAGTGGGCCGTGCTGCTGCGCGGGCTGCTCGCCGACTCGGGCGCGCCGCACCCCGAGGGCATCGCCGTGTGCTCCACCGTGCCCGCCGTGCTGCAGGAGTGGCGCGAGATGCTGGTGCGCCACTTCGGCGACCTGCCCCGCGTCGTCGTCGAGCCCGGCGTGCGCACCGGCGTGCCGATCCTCACCGACAACCCGCGCGAGGTCGGCGCCGACCGCATCCTCAACGCGCTCGCGGCCGCGACCGACGTCGGCGGGCCCGCGGTGGTCGTCGACTTCGGCGGCACGGCCACCACCTTCGACGTGGTCACCGCCCAGGGTCAGTACGTCGGCGGCGCCATCGCCCCGGGCGTCGAGGTGGCGCTCGAGGCGCTCGGGCGCCGTGGTGCCCAGCTGCGCAAGGTCGAGCTCGTGCGGCCGCGCTCGGTCGTCGCCCGCAACACCGTCGAGGCGGTGCAGTCCGGGATGCTCTTCGGCACCGCTGCCCAGGTCGAGGGCCTGGTGGCCCGCATGGTCGACGAGCTCGGCGCCCACCCCGACGACGTGCGGGTGGTCGCCACGGGCTACCTCGCCCCGTGGGTGCTCGACGAGTGCCGCTGCTTCACCGACCACCTGCCGTGGCTGACGCTGCGCGGGCTTGAGCTGGTCTTCGCGCGCAATTCCTGA
- the nadC gene encoding carboxylating nicotinate-nucleotide diphosphorylase translates to MLDELTAAGLDPERLHAQVLDALTEDLPAPEGSPAGTWGVDATSAATLDPAQRGTADLAAREPGTVAGLAVAELVLRTVLGDDVEVHQRVPDGTRVAAGDVVLRASGPVPGLLTAERTALNYASHLSGVATTTARWVEAVAGTGARVLDTRKTLPGWRALQKYAVRCGGGVNHRLGLSDMVMVKDNHVVAAGGVVPAYEAVRAAWPDLRVEVEVTDLDQLRALLEVGCDHVLLDNMDTATMVEAVRVAAGRATLEASGGLTLDRAREVAATGVDFLSVGALTHSVAVLDLGLDLQETPLGGPA, encoded by the coding sequence CTGCTCGACGAGCTGACCGCCGCCGGCCTCGACCCGGAGCGCCTGCACGCGCAGGTGCTCGACGCGCTCACCGAGGACCTGCCCGCGCCGGAGGGCTCGCCCGCGGGCACCTGGGGCGTCGACGCGACCAGCGCGGCCACCCTCGACCCGGCCCAGCGCGGCACCGCCGACCTCGCCGCCCGGGAGCCGGGCACCGTGGCGGGCCTCGCCGTGGCCGAGCTGGTGCTGCGCACGGTCCTCGGCGACGACGTCGAGGTGCACCAGCGGGTGCCCGACGGCACCCGCGTCGCCGCCGGCGACGTCGTGCTCCGCGCGTCCGGTCCGGTGCCCGGCCTGCTGACCGCCGAGCGCACCGCGCTCAACTACGCCAGCCACCTCTCCGGCGTCGCCACCACCACGGCCCGCTGGGTCGAGGCGGTCGCGGGCACGGGCGCGCGGGTGCTCGACACCCGCAAGACGCTGCCCGGCTGGCGCGCCCTGCAGAAGTACGCCGTGCGCTGCGGCGGTGGCGTCAACCACCGGCTCGGGCTCTCCGACATGGTCATGGTCAAGGACAACCACGTCGTGGCCGCCGGCGGGGTCGTCCCCGCCTACGAGGCGGTGCGGGCGGCGTGGCCCGACCTGCGGGTCGAGGTCGAGGTCACCGACCTCGACCAGCTGCGCGCGCTGCTGGAGGTCGGCTGCGACCACGTGCTGCTCGACAACATGGACACCGCGACCATGGTCGAGGCGGTCCGGGTCGCCGCCGGCCGCGCCACCCTCGAGGCCTCGGGCGGGCTCACGCTCGACCGGGCACGGGAGGTCGCCGCCACCGGGGTCGACTTCCTCTCCGTCGGCGCCCTCACCCACTCCGTCGCGGTCCTCGACCTCGGTCTCGACCTGCAGGAGACGCCCCTCGGGGGGCCCGCGTGA
- a CDS encoding glycosyltransferase family 2 protein: MLVTASTVKDTLPRLERFVARNLAGGVDHLLVFLDADDPEVQGWLDAHPHVTCVRTDATWWRGDRPAMLNVRQRINANVAKALLSRLPWATWVFHVDADEVVQVDRDRLAALPDEVCAVRLSTLEAVSRPRWDGEVTHFKRQLPHDDLVLLHTLGLVDRPQPGAYFHGHTDGKVGMRPAVEPWLALHQVVDAARERQETFEADWLRVLHYESVDGEEFVRKWTAILEAGPQVSLRPGREPTAVALRALLAKGLSAEQARPWLMRIFERTTQDDFEALRDLGLLEEHDPMTWGLAPREVPGDGLARLRDGLAALAEAPKRVFEPGPGADADAVRAAVEAAVPAAGDTGDAGSRSRLPWRR; this comes from the coding sequence ATGCTCGTCACCGCCAGCACGGTCAAGGACACGCTGCCCCGCCTCGAGCGGTTCGTGGCCCGCAACCTCGCCGGCGGCGTCGACCACCTCCTCGTCTTCCTCGACGCCGACGACCCCGAGGTGCAGGGTTGGCTCGACGCCCACCCGCACGTCACCTGCGTGCGCACCGACGCGACGTGGTGGCGCGGTGACCGCCCGGCCATGCTCAACGTGCGCCAGCGCATCAACGCCAACGTCGCCAAGGCGCTGCTCTCGCGGCTGCCGTGGGCGACGTGGGTCTTCCACGTCGACGCCGACGAGGTGGTGCAGGTCGACCGCGACCGGCTCGCGGCGCTGCCCGACGAGGTGTGCGCCGTGCGGCTCTCGACGCTCGAGGCGGTCAGCCGCCCGCGCTGGGACGGCGAGGTGACCCACTTCAAGCGCCAGCTGCCCCACGACGACCTGGTGCTGCTGCACACCCTGGGCCTGGTCGACCGACCCCAGCCGGGGGCGTACTTCCACGGCCACACCGACGGCAAGGTCGGGATGCGCCCCGCGGTCGAGCCGTGGCTGGCGCTGCACCAGGTGGTCGACGCCGCGCGCGAGCGGCAGGAGACCTTCGAGGCCGACTGGCTGCGCGTGCTCCACTACGAGTCGGTCGACGGCGAGGAGTTCGTGCGCAAGTGGACCGCCATCCTCGAGGCGGGTCCGCAGGTGAGCCTGCGGCCGGGGCGCGAGCCCACCGCGGTGGCGCTGCGCGCCCTCCTGGCGAAGGGCCTGAGCGCCGAGCAGGCCCGGCCCTGGCTGATGCGCATCTTCGAGCGCACCACCCAGGACGACTTCGAGGCGCTGCGCGACCTCGGGCTGCTCGAGGAGCACGACCCGATGACGTGGGGCCTCGCGCCTCGCGAGGTGCCGGGCGACGGCCTCGCCCGGCTGCGTGACGGGCTCGCGGCGCTGGCCGAGGCCCCGAAGCGCGTCTTCGAGCCCGGCCCGGGTGCCGA
- a CDS encoding histone-like nucleoid-structuring protein Lsr2, translated as MAQKVHIQLVDDLDGTEATETVSFGLDGTSYEIDLNDEHAAQLRDALAPYVGHARKAGGRRSGGGGGGRRSSAGSSSSSSSGGNGGPSAKEIRDWARENGWEVPDRGRVAAEVREAYDAAH; from the coding sequence ATGGCACAGAAGGTGCACATCCAGCTCGTCGACGACCTCGACGGCACCGAGGCGACCGAGACCGTCTCCTTCGGCCTCGACGGCACGTCCTACGAGATCGACCTCAACGACGAGCACGCCGCGCAGCTGCGCGACGCCCTCGCGCCCTACGTCGGCCACGCCCGCAAGGCGGGCGGCCGCCGCTCCGGCGGCGGTGGCGGCGGCCGCCGCTCCTCGGCCGGCTCGTCGTCGAGCAGCAGCAGCGGCGGCAACGGCGGCCCCAGCGCCAAGGAGATCCGCGACTGGGCCCGCGAGAACGGCTGGGAGGTGCCCGACCGCGGCCGCGTGGCCGCCGAGGTGCGCGAGGCGTACGACGCCGCGCACTGA